Proteins encoded within one genomic window of Salipaludibacillus agaradhaerens:
- a CDS encoding ComE operon protein 2: protein MERISWHQYFMAQSHLLALRSTCTRLMVGATIVRDKRIIAGGYNGSISGGKHCIDDGCYLIDNHCVRTVHAEINALLQCAKFGVPTEGAEIYVTHFPCLNCSKALIQAGIKKVYYAQDYKNHEFAIEMFHQAGVTVEQVELEEMILDTKNKEKLLFTAELLRQLEAKGADKEMIEKFRDEANKLYTSSS from the coding sequence ATGGAACGCATTTCATGGCACCAATACTTCATGGCACAAAGCCACTTGCTAGCTTTAAGAAGTACATGTACTAGATTGATGGTAGGAGCTACAATTGTTAGGGATAAACGAATCATTGCTGGAGGATACAATGGCTCTATATCTGGTGGTAAGCACTGTATAGATGACGGTTGTTATCTAATAGATAATCATTGTGTAAGAACCGTTCATGCTGAAATAAATGCCCTTTTGCAATGTGCTAAATTCGGTGTTCCTACTGAAGGAGCAGAAATTTATGTGACGCATTTCCCTTGCTTAAATTGCAGTAAAGCGTTAATACAAGCAGGTATTAAAAAGGTTTATTATGCTCAAGATTATAAAAATCATGAATTTGCTATTGAGATGTTTCATCAAGCTGGCGTAACTGTTGAGCAGGTTGAGCTTGAGGAAATGATTCTAGACACTAAAAACAAAGAAAAGTTATTGTTTACAGCAGAACTTTTACGTCAGCTAGAAGCTAAAGGGGCTGATAAAGAGATGATTGAAAAATTCAGAGATGAAGCTAATAAGCTATATACCTCCTCTAGCTAA
- a CDS encoding helix-hairpin-helix domain-containing protein, translated as MKRFIHNRLLSHPIYLVGAIIAISTILIILFVTTRPTEKEQVNELTAFWEEENGEKVNEKLEEITQDIIVDIKGEVAKPGIYKMEPDERVNNVITKAGGFTSEANVDVINLAERCYDEMVIVVPSYTDVEEGEFSHLTGNSGEDEGGVFLNEATMDELTSLPGIGPAKAEAIISYREEHGLFQSKEDILNVPGIGEKTLETLEDYLIIK; from the coding sequence ATGAAACGGTTTATTCACAATCGACTACTGAGCCACCCTATTTATCTAGTTGGGGCAATAATAGCTATCTCAACTATCCTTATCATTCTTTTTGTCACCACTAGACCTACTGAAAAGGAACAGGTTAACGAGTTGACAGCCTTTTGGGAAGAGGAAAATGGAGAAAAGGTAAATGAGAAATTGGAGGAGATCACTCAAGATATTATCGTGGATATTAAAGGAGAAGTGGCCAAACCGGGCATTTATAAAATGGAGCCAGATGAGAGAGTGAATAATGTGATTACAAAGGCAGGGGGATTCACCAGTGAAGCGAATGTAGATGTTATTAATCTTGCTGAAAGATGCTATGATGAGATGGTGATAGTTGTCCCATCGTATACAGATGTTGAAGAGGGGGAGTTCTCTCATTTAACTGGAAATAGTGGTGAGGATGAAGGAGGTGTTTTTCTCAACGAGGCAACAATGGACGAGTTGACCTCCTTACCTGGGATTGGACCAGCAAAAGCAGAAGCCATCATCTCCTATCGAGAAGAGCATGGTTTATTTCAATCGAAGGAGGACATTTTAAATGTGCCTGGAATAGGAGAAAAAACACTTGAAACATTAGAAGACTACTTAATTATAAAGTAA